From a single Candidatus Stygibacter australis genomic region:
- the thiS gene encoding sulfur carrier protein ThiS: MNNAFYLNDRLEEWHPGMTIKDLIDKKNFIFKMLVVKIDNKLIKKTDYDKTLIPDKSSVQILHLMSGG; this comes from the coding sequence ATGAATAATGCGTTTTATCTTAATGACCGACTGGAAGAATGGCATCCTGGAATGACAATTAAAGATCTGATTGATAAAAAGAATTTTATCTTCAAGATGCTGGTTGTAAAAATCGATAATAAACTGATAAAAAAAACTGATTATGACAAAACCTTAATTCCAGACAAGAGTAGCGTTCAGATACTGCACCTGATGAGTGGAGGTTAA